The genomic segment GACGTGACAGGTGAGTATTGTAAACCATGCAAAAAATAAGTGGGTAAAGGAAAATGCAAGCCATACTGCCATCCAATGTACCGGCGTTTTGTCAACTCCGGCGAAAACCAGTGCTGTAATTCCTGCCGCTGCCGCAGATATAATAAATCTTATGCCATGGCTTAGTTTATTTATTTTAGCTTTTATATCCATATCAATTTCAATTGCAGATTATTTTTATTTTCCTGTTTCCGGCCAGCTGGAATTATGACATGTTGTCGCATTTTTAGGCTTATTCAACTTTTTGTTTGTTGTAAACATTACGGTCACTATTTGTAAATGCTCCTACTTTGATCATAAACCGGACTTGAGATATTCAAAAAATTCAAGACGCTGTGAAATACATGGCCTTGTGTCAAGTTCTGGTTGGATTTAAGTTTTTTAGAACCTTGGGAAACCCACACAATAAAAGGAATTTCATACTGCTCCTTCGGGGCAATGCTCAGGGGAAGACCATGCATATAAAGATTTTTTTCTCCAAGTGATTCACCATGGTCAGAGACAAAAATCATTGTGCTGTTGTATTCTTTGAGCTGCTCCAGCTCCTTAATAACGGAATTGAGTATAAAGTCAGTATAGACAACTGTGTTATCGTAAGCATTTAGTAATTCATTCTGTGTGCAGTTACCAAGTTCGACGCTGCTGCAGACCGGTTTGAAATTTTCAAACTGGGAGGGGTATTTCTTGGAGTAATTAGGGCCATGGCTGGTACTGGTATGAAGCACAATAAGTATTTTGTTTTTTTTGCTTGAGCGCACCTGTTCCTTTAAAAGGGTAAGCAGGATTTCATCATAACCGCAGGTTTCCCCTTTGCAGGCGGATGAGTGAAGTACTGCGAGTCTTGTTTGAAGCTGCTGCCTTGTGTATTGACACGCTTAGGACTTTTCAATTGGTGGTACTCTCAATACTTGGACCCCTTGTATTTGGGATAGCGGTCTTTGATGGATTTCAGCATACACTTACTGTTTGGCTGGCAAGATATATCAATATTTATTTATGGCTTCCTGTTGCAAATATCTTTGGAAGCATCATCGGTAAAATCCAGGAACTAATGCTCAAGCTGGATTTATCACAGGTCGAAGCTACTGGTGATACTTTCTTTAGCAGGACTGATATGTCATATCTCATTTTTATGATTATTGGGATCATCGGATATTTTACTGTCCCATCAGTAGCTAATTACATCGTTCACGCAGGTGGAGGCGGAGCCTTAGGGCAGAAAGTTACTGGTATGTTTAGCAGTACTACTAATTCAGTTATTACAAAAACTTCTCAAGGCGCTGGTATGGTAATGGACTCAATGGGAAATGCTGCAGGCCAAATGTCACAAAGCATGTCCTCATCAGCTGGTAATACTCCGTATTTCAAAGAGAGAGGAAATTACATGAATGATAAGCTAAAAGGAAATTCATAGTAACCTAAAAAGATAAAAGATGTTTACTAAAATGAAAAATATAGATACTGCATTCCGATATGTTAGAGGATTTACAATGCTGATAATTGCAGGATGTATTATCATCTGTTGTTACACACTTTATAAAAGCTTTGAGTCTGTTGCCCTGATGCAGGATAAGGTTTATATTCTTGCCAATGGGAAAGCTATGGAAGCATATGCATCAGATAGAAGGGATAATGTACCTGTGGAAGCAAGAGATCATGTAAAAACATTTCATAAATTTTTCTTTACCCTTGATCCTGATGATAAAGTAATTAAAACCAATGTTACAAAAGCTCTTTATCTGGCTGATGACAGTGCAAAACGAATTTATGATGATCTAAAAGAGAATGGTTTCTACTCTGGAATCATTTCAGGAAATATAAGCCAGACAATCCAGATTGACAGCATAACTATAGATATCAAAGAATACCCGTACCGCTTTCAATGCTATGCCAAACAAAGCATAATAAGAACTACCAGTATCTTGAAAAGAAGCCTTATAACCCAAGGAAGCATTCGTAATGTATCTAGAAGCGACAACAATCCACATGGTTTCTTAATCGAGAGATGGAATACCATCGAAAACAAAGATTTGACTGTTGAAAATAGAAAATAGACAGCTATGAAACCACTAATTAAAAAGCGAGAAGAGCCATTTATTTACAATAAGTATTATTTATCTGCACAAGATAAGTGGGTGCAAAAAATGAAATTTTTGACGGGCAGACTTTCTAAAAGAGCCATCATTTATCTGCTGGTTCTGTTTACTGTTTTGGAGGGAGGGTATTTTCTCTATAACATTTACGCAGCGTTCTCAAAGAAAAATTCTGAAATAAATAAAAACCGGGCAACCATTTCAAAAATTAAAAAAATCAATTTTAAAAAGTAAAGTCATGGAGCAAAAAATAATATCACTCAAAGAATCTAAAAGAAGAAAAATGCTTTTAGTTCTGCCTCTTATAACACTTCCTTTTATAACCATATTATTTTACATTTTAGGTGGTGGAAGGATGGAAGCAGAAACCGCAAAAAGGGAAGTAAAAAAGGGATTTAACTTTAATCTTCCCATTCCGAAATTTAAAGAAGATTCGTCACTCGATAAAATGAGTTACTACGACCAGGCGGCAGTAGATTCCATCAAATTGCTGGAACAAATAAAAAAAGACCCTAATTACTCAAATCAAAAAACATTAGAAGGATCAATAGATGTTACGGATAGCGATTTCGGTAGAAGACACAGTTCATTTAATACATCCTCTTATCAAGATGCAAACGAAAAGAAAGTTTTTGAAAAACTTAAAGTACTTCAAAAAGTGATCAGCCAGCCTGCTGTCCCTGAAAATTATGGTCAGGATATGAGGGAGTTTGAAAATTATGGATCATCAAAAGGTGAATCAGATGCGATAAAAAACTTAGAGCAGATGATGTCACAAATGGGCACTTCACAGGAACCTGATCCTGAACTAAAACAACTTGGTGGTATGCTGGAAAACATTCTGGATATTCAGCATCCATCACGTGTACAAGAAAAGTTAAAGCAAGCTTCAGAGATAAACAAAGGAAAAGTTTTCACTGTTAATCGTAAAAAAGATGTAGATAATACCACTTCACTACAGCAAAATACACCATCTCCAAATCTTTTAAAATCAAACTCGTTTTATTCAGTTGATGAAAATTTAGATTCGGAACAGCAGCAGAATTCAATCGAAGCAATAATTCATGAGACACAAACTATCATAAACGGGTCAATTATAAAATTAAGATTAAAAACTGACGTATTTCTCCAGGGCATCCTTATTCCTAAGAACACTTTTTTGTATGGTATTGCATCTTTAAAAGGAGAAAGGCTGGAGGTTAAAATCAATAATATCCAATATCGAAATTCAATTTTCCCTGTTGAACTCTCTGTTTACGACTTGGATGGAATTGACGGCATCTATATTCCAGGAGCAATAAGCAGAGACGTAGCTAAGACCTCTGCAGACCGCTCTCTTCAGACTTTAGGACTAAATGGTGTTACTGACTCTTGGGGGGTACAGGCTGCAGAGATGGGAATTGAAGCTGCAAAAAGCCTGATGAGCAAAAAGATAAAACTTATAAAAGTTGTCGTAAAGGCTGGATATCAGGTTTTACTCTACGATGAAAAACAAAAGAATTTGAAATAATTAAATCTTGAAAAAATGAAAAATAATAATTGGATGAATTTGGTCTGCCTGCTTTTAATTGTATTTTCAGGCTATGCACAATTAATAAACAGAGATGTTGATTTCAATCATGATCAGTTTAAAAACGTGCAGATTGCTTATTCTAAAACCACAAGCATAGTGTTTCCTTATGCGATAAAAAGTATTGATAAGGGCAGTCCGGATATCTTAATGCAAAAAGCGAAAGGAGTAGAAAATATTTTACTGCTTAAAGCTGCAAAAGAGAATTTTATACAGACCAATATTACTGTAGTTACAGCCGACAGCAGGTTGTATGTCTTTGTTTTGAATTATGATGAGGTATGCCCGGATTTAAACATTAAAGCTGACAATAGTGCAATTGTAAATAATGATATTTTGTTTTCACTCGATAATGAAAATCAAAAGAAAATTGAGCAGTATTCAAAGCTTGCTTTGTTTAAAAAGAAAAAAATAGGCGGTTTAAAGAGCTCCAGATTTGATATTAATCTTAGTGTGAACGGCATATTTATTCATCAGGATGTTCTTTACTTCAGACTTGTTTTAGGTAATACTTCAAAGATAAATTACGACATAGACCAGCTTCGTTTTTTTATTCGGGATCAGAGAAAATCTAAACGTACTGCTTCACAGGAAATAGAAATACTTCCGCTTTTTTCAACTTCCAACTCCATGCTGATTCCAGATAAATCTGAAGTGAACTTAGTCTATGCTTTATCAAAGTTTACTATCCCTGAGAAAAAATACCTCACGATTCAACTTATTGAAAAGAATGGAGGCAGACAATTAGAAATAGACATCAAGAATAATGATCTAATTGATCTTGATGTTCTTAACAGCTTTTAAAAGAATAATAACATTAAAATAATTTATCATGAATCAGAAAAATTTAGAATTCCTAAAAGATCAGTTGAAATATACTGGATTTGGAGAAACGTTCGATCAGGATCTGAAAGAAAAGATGCTAAAAGGAGAGACAGAGTTTAAGATTATAAAAGAAGGTGTTTATGGAAAAGATGCAATGACTGCCGAATTGAATTTTAAAAAATCCGACCAAAGTGATCTGTACTTTTTTAATTCTTATCATGTAAACCTTAAAAAAGAAGAATCGAAAGAAGGATTAGAACAGACTTTTTATATTAATAACAACAGCAGTAATATTACTCTTAAAGAAGCCTATAATTTAATGGAAGGACGTTCTGTAAATAAAGATCTTAAAACTAAGGAAGGTGAAGTGTATAATTCATGGCTCAAAATTGACTTTAAGGAATCCGATAATAATGGAAACTTTAAAATAAATCATTACCATCAAAATTATGGATACGATTTGGAAGCAAGTTTGGCAAAGCACTCTATAAAAGAACTTGAAACACCTAAGTACAAAGAAGATCTTTTAAATTCACTTAAAAAAGGTAATCTTCAGTCCGTAACTTTTGTTGTTAGTGGAGTTGAAAGTAAACAGTATGTAGAGGCAAACCCACAATTTAAAACTGTAAATGTTTACGACGGTAATTTACAAAGGATTAATCATCGCGAGAGCAAGGATCAAAAACAGACGGAGTCAAAAGAAAAGTCAGTTTCGAAAGATAAATCTCAGAATCAAGATAGTGATGATGAACCTGTTCAAAGGGAAAAGAAAACTGCCGCCCATAAAAGAAAGGCCGGTAAATCTGTTTAGAAATTCTTAAACCCTAAAGTTTGAAATTATGAATAATGAGTTTCATGCGAATAGATTGGAGTCAGAGATTGCTGGTTGGAATTCTAAAGAAGACCGACTGAAGAAACTTTTTAAATCAAGTTCATCGTTAGAAAATTCTCTTTTAAAAGAGAAACTCAGATTCTATGAAAGTATTTTATTGAAGTATAAGAATACAAATCAATTAGATGAACGTACTGCATTGCAGATTATAAAAAACGAACGAAATACTTTAATTAAGAAAATTTATCCGGACAGGCTTCGGCAGTATTTTTATAAACTAATTACTAAACTTGTTGTAGAAAGAATCAATGCTCAAAAAGAAAGCAGAGAGGAGCTAAAAAGCAATCAGTTGCTTAGAGATAATCTAGAACGTACTGGCTTTAAAGATGCATACAATAAAGTTGATAGGTATATGAGGCTGGGGCAGGATAAATTTACTGTTCCGATATCTTATTATCTTAATGAGCATGACCAGATGAATCATTCTCTTCATTTTATAAAAAATGACCAGGGACATTATGATTTTAAAGGTTTTAATTCTAATCTCCATCATCAGAATGGTAATAATGAGACTAGGCAATATTATTTTGATGTTGATGAGGTAAAAGCTTTTAATTCAGAGCAGGCTTACGAATTACTATCAGGTAGAGCAGTTTTAACAGCAGGGACTTGGAAACAATTAGACTTTAATCAAAAAGGAGTTGATAATAATTATCAATTAAAAGAATTTCATGAATCATATGGCTTCAACATTGAAAAAAGTGTATCTGAATTATTTCTGAAGACTTCGGGTCAATCGGAAATCAATTCTTTATTAGATTCTCTTAAAGAGGGGAGAAGAGAAGCAGTGACTTTAACCAAAGAAGGAAAGGAATGTAAGGTCTATATCGAAGCTAATCCTCAAAATAAGTGTCTGAATATCTACAATGAAAACCTAAGGAAGGTGACAATTGAAAGTTTGTTTAGAGTTAAAAGGGAAGTCTCTTTCAAATTACAATCAAGTTTAAAAAGTCAAGATATCAAAGTCAAAAGTAAATGCAGAAAAATATAAAATAAAGGCTATGGAAAATCTGAAAAGCTTACTGGACTTCTTTTCTGCAATTGAAAATGATTTTCGAATTAGTTCCACTCATATTGCAATTTATGCCGCACTGCTAAAGTATAGAGTTGAAAAAGGTTTCGTGAATCCTATACAGGTCTATAGACATGAAATAACTCCTTTGGCAAAAATATCTTCAGCTTACACTTATCATAAATGTATTCAGGAATTGAGTACTTATGGTTATATAAAGTACGAGCGGTCGTTCAAGAAAACACAAGGGAGTAAGATTTATTTTTTTGAGTAATGTAATAATAAAAAACTAAAGCCCTTAATAAGGGCTTTTTTTATA from the Flavobacterium sp. genome contains:
- the traK gene encoding conjugative transposon protein TraK; amino-acid sequence: MKNIDTAFRYVRGFTMLIIAGCIIICCYTLYKSFESVALMQDKVYILANGKAMEAYASDRRDNVPVEARDHVKTFHKFFFTLDPDDKVIKTNVTKALYLADDSAKRIYDDLKENGFYSGIISGNISQTIQIDSITIDIKEYPYRFQCYAKQSIIRTTSILKRSLITQGSIRNVSRSDNNPHGFLIERWNTIENKDLTVENRK
- the traN gene encoding conjugative transposon protein TraN, which codes for MKNNNWMNLVCLLLIVFSGYAQLINRDVDFNHDQFKNVQIAYSKTTSIVFPYAIKSIDKGSPDILMQKAKGVENILLLKAAKENFIQTNITVVTADSRLYVFVLNYDEVCPDLNIKADNSAIVNNDILFSLDNENQKKIEQYSKLALFKKKKIGGLKSSRFDINLSVNGIFIHQDVLYFRLVLGNTSKINYDIDQLRFFIRDQRKSKRTASQEIEILPLFSTSNSMLIPDKSEVNLVYALSKFTIPEKKYLTIQLIEKNGGRQLEIDIKNNDLIDLDVLNSF
- the traM gene encoding conjugative transposon protein TraM, which gives rise to MEQKIISLKESKRRKMLLVLPLITLPFITILFYILGGGRMEAETAKREVKKGFNFNLPIPKFKEDSSLDKMSYYDQAAVDSIKLLEQIKKDPNYSNQKTLEGSIDVTDSDFGRRHSSFNTSSYQDANEKKVFEKLKVLQKVISQPAVPENYGQDMREFENYGSSKGESDAIKNLEQMMSQMGTSQEPDPELKQLGGMLENILDIQHPSRVQEKLKQASEINKGKVFTVNRKKDVDNTTSLQQNTPSPNLLKSNSFYSVDENLDSEQQQNSIEAIIHETQTIINGSIIKLRLKTDVFLQGILIPKNTFLYGIASLKGERLEVKINNIQYRNSIFPVELSVYDLDGIDGIYIPGAISRDVAKTSADRSLQTLGLNGVTDSWGVQAAEMGIEAAKSLMSKKIKLIKVVVKAGYQVLLYDEKQKNLK